Below is a window of Nitrospirota bacterium DNA.
TATCCGGCAGGAGAGATGAAGCACGGTCCGATCGCGCTGATCGATGAGAACCTGCCGGTCGTGGTCCTGGCGCCGTCGAACGACCTCCTGGACAAGATCCTTTCGAATATTGAGGAAGTGAAAGCGCGCGGCGGACGGGTCATCGCGGTAACCGATTCTGCGGAAGCGCTCAAGGGCAAGGCCGACGATATCATCGAGGTGCCGTCTGCGCATCCCCTGTTCATGCCTTTCGTGAACGCCATACCGCTGCAGCTTCTTGCATACCATGCCGGCGTGCTGCGGGGCTGCGACGTCGACCAGCCGAGAAACCTGGCAAAGAGCGTTACCGTGGAATGACGCTCGTTGGGGAAGGGGGTAGCATGGACGGTATGTGGATCAAACAATGCCCCCGCTGTAAGAACTACATGAAAAAGAACAACCCCGAGGATTGCGGTATGTGCTGCGCCTGCGGATGGGAGGAGTACGTCACCACATTTTACTGCGAGGTGGCTCATAAATACTGCGAATTCCCCTATTCCGAGGCGACGAGGACCATGTACCTACAGGAAGAGAGACATCTTTCGTGATCCCGGGGAAGGGTCTCCCCGGAGGAGCGCCCAGCCCGCTATTCTGCACGGCCGGAAGGCGATGCTGTAATCTCGGGTCCCGGGACGCCGGGATGCGTACGGGTCACAACCGGCAAGGTCTTCCGATCCTTGCCGAGGACGGTTCAGCAGCCTGTCTTTGCCCGCGAAAACAAATACCCCTGGAGACGAGTATGAGAAGGCGAAGAGCAATTATCATCCACGACAATCAAACGACCCTCAGCATGATGATGTACTACTTCGCCATCCGGGGCGGATATGAGGTCCTGACCTACCAGAAACCGGACATCTGTCCTCTATGGGATGACCACGTGAATTGCTCGAAGAGCCATCCCTGCGCCGATATCCTTATCGCAGACTTCCGGTCCGCAACCATGGAGGGCGTCGCGCTGTTCAGACAGCAGTCGCGGAAGGGATGCAGTATCCCCATGAATCACAAGGCCCTGATCTCCGGCAACGCGGAGGATGGGAGGGCAAAGGAGATCAGCACCATGGGGTGCGCCTTTTTCGATCAGCCCGTGGATTTTGTCAAAATGTCATCCTGGCTGCAGGTCCGCGAGCTCAACATGGATCTTTCCCAGCCGCTGGTCATCCGCCGGAGGGAATATCGACAGGCCATCCGCGAAAAGGTGGCCTGCCTCATTGCCTCGACCGAGAAGCACTTCATCGGGACAGCGGTCAACAGCAGCCCGTCGGGCCTCTGCCTGCAGAGCACGGTCCCGCTCAGACAGGAGCAGGCCGTGCATGTCTCCCCCGCCAACTCCGCTTCCGCCCGGCCGGCACTGGTGCGGTGGACGACGAAGGTCGAAGCCGGAGCCTACCTGACAGGGCTGCAATTCATGCATGCCTGACCGGAGCCTGCGCTGACCGGTTCCCGGCAACACCTCGATAATCAAGCTCAACGGAGTAATAAGATGCTGCCTCAAGGAGGCCGCGGTGTATGTCATTCCCCTGCCGACCCTGCAATTGCAGAAATGGGGCAGGATTTGACTTTCCCCGTCGCGCGGGTTGTCCGGAACCCTTCTTCCGGAACGATTCCCGACGATCGTCATTTGAGGAATGATGAATGTTCATACCTCCTCTCTCGAGCAGGTATGATACAATGAATAGCATGAGCATAACCCTCTAACTGCTTCGGAGGGAGTACTATGGCCAAGAGGGTCGAAAAGAAAGCAGCCTCCAAAACGCATGATCACCGCACCGCCTTCGGGGTGAGACGGTTGTCTGATTCTCCGGAGCAGCACAGGCGCGCCGTGGGGGCGAGGGTGTCAGAGCGCCATTACCGGAGGCTTTTCGACAGTACCAAGGAAGGCATCCTGGTCCTCGATGCTGACTCCGGAAGGATCCGCGACCTCAACCCCTTCCTTATCGATTTACTGGGCTGCACCCGGAAAGAGCTTATCGGCAAGAACCTCAGGGACATCGGCGCTTTTCAGAGCCGTGATATGGCCGAACGCGTTTTTGCGCAGTTGCGGACAGCCGGACAGTGCCGCTTCGACAACGGGCTTATCGAAACAAAAGACGGGCGCCGGATATCCCTGGAGATCGCAAGCAGTATATACCAGGTGAACAGGGCCCGCTTCATCCAGTGCCATATCCGCGACATCACCGAGCGCAAGCAGTATGAGGAGGCGCTCCGGCAGCAGGCGCTCTATGATCCCCTGACGGACCTTCCGAACCGCCTGCTGTTCACCGAGCGGCTCATCGTGGAGATGGCGGACGCAAAACGAAATCATAAGAAACTGGCCGTGCTGTATGTGGACCTCGACCGATTCAAGACCGTCAACGATACGATGGGCCACGAAATCGGCGACAGGTTGCTCAGGGACGTGGCCCGCAGGCTCAGGACCTGCATTCGGGAAAGCGATACGGCCGCTCGCATCGGCGGCGACGAGTTCAATATCCTGCTCCCGGACATCAGCAGTCCGCAGGACACCACGATCAGCGCCGGGAAGATCATCTCGAAATTCAACGAACCCTACCTGATAAACGACTACGAACTGCACGTCACGGGCAGCATCGGGATCAGCTTGTATCCCAACGACGGCGACACGATCGATGACCTGACCAGAAGCGCCGACAGGGCCATGTTCCAGGCAAAAGAGAGCGGCCGGAATACATACCGCTTTTACAGTCCGGCACTGGACATCAGGTCTCATGAGCGGAGGGAACTGGAATACGACCTCCGCCATGCCATCGGAGCCGGCGAGCTCGTGGCGTACTATCAACCCC
It encodes the following:
- a CDS encoding PilZ domain-containing protein, translating into MRRRRAIIIHDNQTTLSMMMYYFAIRGGYEVLTYQKPDICPLWDDHVNCSKSHPCADILIADFRSATMEGVALFRQQSRKGCSIPMNHKALISGNAEDGRAKEISTMGCAFFDQPVDFVKMSSWLQVRELNMDLSQPLVIRRREYRQAIREKVACLIASTEKHFIGTAVNSSPSGLCLQSTVPLRQEQAVHVSPANSASARPALVRWTTKVEAGAYLTGLQFMHA
- a CDS encoding EAL domain-containing protein, which translates into the protein MAKRVEKKAASKTHDHRTAFGVRRLSDSPEQHRRAVGARVSERHYRRLFDSTKEGILVLDADSGRIRDLNPFLIDLLGCTRKELIGKNLRDIGAFQSRDMAERVFAQLRTAGQCRFDNGLIETKDGRRISLEIASSIYQVNRARFIQCHIRDITERKQYEEALRQQALYDPLTDLPNRLLFTERLIVEMADAKRNHKKLAVLYVDLDRFKTVNDTMGHEIGDRLLRDVARRLRTCIRESDTAARIGGDEFNILLPDISSPQDTTISAGKIISKFNEPYLINDYELHVTGSIGISLYPNDGDTIDDLTRSADRAMFQAKESGRNTYRFYSPALDIRSHERRELEYDLRHAIGAGELVAYYQPQVDMRNRRVIGVEALVRWMHPALGMLAPPQFLALAEDGGLIQSIDLWMLRTACAQNKEWQRDGCRPVAVSVNVSARQFRSPDFDDLVLGVLRDTDLDPHFLILDLPETVAMQNVESALLRVKRLAEHGVGFSIDDFGTGYTSINWLKKLPIQKIKIDESLIRNQDAAAADNEAVINAMICLAHNLKLGVIAEGVEEERQVDLLCSCGCDEMQGYIFSRALPEEELRPLLS